One Chloroherpetonaceae bacterium genomic window, CAAATGCAATCGCTTGTGGCTCAGACATGGCTTCCTCGAATTCCAACACCATATCGTTTGGGAAAAACTCCAGCACCGACAGAATTTTCTCTTGCATGTCAGGAGCAAAAAGTTGCGGCACGATGACTTGTGCATCAAGGGGCGTTTGGACACGACTCATCATCTGAAAGAAGCGCACAAGCAAGGCGGCTGAGTCGGGTTGCACAGCAAAGAAGGCGGGCACGAAGTATGCAATGCTGGCTTCCAGCGATGGCGGGAGTTGCCGCAGAATCAGTCGTACATCTTTGGAGTTTTGTCCAGCACGCAGCCCTGTGGGTGAAGCGGTGGAGTAGTATTCGTCTGTATAGCCCTTAATGCCTTTGAAATACATTCTTACGATGTGATGTGGTTTTCTATGCACAGGTAGCCCTAATGCATCGCCAATGAGAGCACCGAGCACAAAGGCACGCCGCTTGCTCTGATGCGCCTGCTCTTTGCTTTCAGAGATAGGCATCGCTGATGTGGCGGACGAGGAATCAGTTGACAAACTCATAGCCCAAGTTGATGCTCTTTTCAATTGCTGGGATACCCTCTTTCATCCAGCGAGGCATTGGAGCGCCTTTAAGGTAGTGGTCAAAAAATTGCTGCATTCGGATCGAGAGGTCTTTCATATTCTTGCGCTGTGTAAGGTTATGCGCTTCACCGTTGTAGGTGAGCATCCAAACTGGCTTGCCAAGTCGCTTGAGTGCCATGAAAAGCTCAATGCCTTGATACCATGGCACAGCGCCATCTGCATCATTGTGCATAATCAGCAGAGGCGTCTGGATTTTATCGGCTTTGAAAAGTGGGGAGTTTTCCAAATAAAGGTTAGGCTTTTCCCAAAGCGAAGCTCCGATGCGACTTTGTGTGCGCTCATACTGAAACATGCGGCTAAGGCCCGACTCCCAGCGGATACCACCATATGCGCTGGTCATATTTGCAACGGGCGCACCAGCCATTGCGGCCGCAAACATCTTCCCAGTTCGTGTGATAAGGTATGCGGTTTGGTAACCACCCCAGCTCTGACCCTGCAAGCCTAAGCGTTTTTCATCAATATAGCCGCGCTTTAGGAGCGCCTGCACGCCTGAGACTACATCGTCGTAGGCACTTTGTCCCGGATAGCCAATTTTGTAAGTGATGTCAGGAATAAATAGCAGATAGCCATTGCTGGGATACATCGTGCGATTGACTGTTGAGCGGCTGGGGGCAGGAGGGGTATAGAGATGCAAACCATCGCTGCTCCGCTCGTAGTAATAAGTAATCATCGGATATTTTTTCTTTGGGTCAAAGTCCTCTGGCTTGTAGAGCAAGCCCTCCAGCATTTCGCCAGAAAATGAGCGCCACCGAACCAATTCTACTGTCGCCCAGTTATAGTCTTTTTGCTGAGGGTTGGCGTCAGAGATTTGCACAATGTTCTGGAACGACAGGTCAGTAGCGTGTAGATTTGGAAATTCGGACACAGTCATTTTGCGGAAGAGCACTGTGCGAGCCTGTTTAGCTTTCACAAGGTCTTGCACGGCAAAATCACCCATAATGAGCTTCTGCGGAGTGTTGCCTTTGGCAGGTGTGAAAGCATAGTAGCCAGAGGCTTTGGTGTCTTCACGGAAAACCTGCAAAATGAGCGTGTCGCTGGATTTGATGTAGCGTTCTTCATCGTTGAGCTTGACGTAGCGATAACGCATTTTCTCAGCACGCCCATTCGTGAGGCGCTTGGGTGCAGCCTTGCCAGAGAGGTCAAACTGCCATAGGTCGTAGCGGTCGTAAATGAGAGCGAAGCGGTCGCTATCGAGCCAGCCTGCAAAACCATATGGAGCAGGTGGTGAGGGCGTGTCGTTCAGTTCATCTGCAAAAGAGACTTTGAGCGTAGCTGTAAGGTTAAGTGTCTCGCCCGTTTCAAGGTTGTGTGAAAGCCACGCATTTTGCAGCGCAGAATACCAGAGTAAGTATTTGGCTTCAGGCGAAAGATAGATGCCGAAGGCACGTTCGTTTTCCCGCACCAGTTTGCGCGAGCCATCTTTTAGGTTGATCACATACACATCGTTACGAATCGGTGAGCCTTCCCACACTTTGAGGTATCGGTATTTGCTGTCGTCCAACCCAATTGCGCGGTCAGCATTTGCGTCAGCGCTAAGCAAGACCGTAGGCAAAACCTTTGAACCAAGCTGCACAGCGCAGTTTTCGTCCAAGTAATAGACAGCCAGATACGAGCGTTCCTTTTCACGCTGCAAATTACGGATTTGCTCAGGCTGCAAGTCGCTATCGCGCCAATTCCAGATGTCGACGCTAACCACTTCCTCTGGCAGCTTGTTCGTATCTGGCAAAAAAGGTTTCGATGATGTGCCGTAGTAGAGTTTCTTACCGTCTTTTGAAAAGCGAGGGGTGTAGAATTCGCTGACAAGATCGCCTTTGGGCACGGCAGTGTGCAATGTATCAATAAGTTTGGTGGCAGCTGCGTATCCCTCTTTCCAGTAGTAGAGTGCAAACGCTCTGAGCAGTGATTTGCTGGTATCTAAGTCTGCTAAGAAAGCGACTTGGCTTCCTGATTCATCAAACGCAAGGCGCTTGTATCGACCTTTGGCGCGAAAAAGCACTTCCAAGTTGCCTGTCTCGAGATTAACCGCATAAACCCCTGCTTGAAAGAGCGAATCATCACCTGTGGAAGCAAAAATGAAACGCTTGCCATTTTTGGCAAACTCGTATTCCGTTACAAAAGGAAAACGCTCAACTTTGCCTGTGCGCAGGTTACGTAGCACCAGTGTGGTGCCTAAGGAGTCACTCTCTTGTTTGGTGCGTCGGGCTTTGGTAGCTGTATCGCGTCGGTCTGTTTGGACTTTTTCGTGCAGATAAGCAAGCCAGCCGCCTGCTTCTTTGGGCATTTTGAAGGATTTGATGCGTGGCACTTTTTCAAGCGCACCCGTCTCAAGGTTAAAGATGCCTAATGAGTCTTTAGGTAAGTCTTCGTTCTTCACCTTTCGGCGTCGCTGCGCTTTGGTGGTATCGAGCTGTGGTTTAATCTTGAAGACTAAGAATTTTGAGTCGGCTGAAAACTCTGCATTCTCGCCACGCTCAATTTGGCGAAGCTCTACATTTGGCAGTTTGCGCACAAGAAGTGTAGCATCCCCTTCCTGCGGTTTTAGCACATACATTGCATACTGACCGTCATCTGAAATTGCATATTCCGAAATCGTGCGCCAGCTATCATAAACATCGTGCGTGAGCGGCTTTTTAGTTTGGGCAAAAAGCGAAAAGTGGTAAAAGAGGGAGACAAGTGTGAAAACAAACAGTTGTCTCATTGGCAAAGCGGAAGTTTTTGACTTGTAAAAATGCTTGTTACAACTTTGAAGATATAGCATTGCATGGCGTTTTTGAAAATCCTTTTGATGCAATAGCGAGTGCGTGCCGTTGAGCTATCTTTACACTGCATAGACACTCGGATTTGAACAATCACATCGCAAACTAACGCAGAGCAGTGAGACCCTTCGCATCAAAATTGCTGATTGTGGGTGGAAAAGGTGGCGTTGGTAAGACTACAGTGGCGTGTGCCCTAGCGCTTGCCTTTTCCAAACAAGTCAAGACGCTGGTGATTTCAACCGATCCAGCTCATTCACTATCCGATAGCTTGGCAGAGCACATTGGCGACCACATTACGCCTGTAGCCCATACCAGCACTTGCTTTGCCTACGAACTGAGTGCCGAGCGCGCCTTCAAAGCCTTCCTTGCTGCACACGATAAGGAGCTGCGACTCATTATGGACACAGGCACTTACCTCGATGAAGAAGACATTGATATGCTAATGAACCTAACAATGCCCGGTATGGATGAAGTGATGGGACTGAAAGCTATCACAGACTTAATTGAGCAAGCCGAGTATGACAAGTATATCGTGGACACTGCACCGACCGGGCATGCACTTCGGCTTATTTCAATGCCAGAGCTGCTAGATAATTGGGTGAAGGTGTTTGCCAAGCTACGCTGGAAGTATCGTGAAGTGGTCACAAGCTTTAAGGGCAGTTATACGCCAGATGCGGGCGATGATTTGCTCCTGTCACTGAAAAAAGCAGTCAAGCGTATTGAAGCGACGCTCAAAAGTGCAGAGCTATGTGAGTTTATTCCAGTGACTATTCCAGCTGAGATGGCTATTGCGGAAACGGAGCGACTGGTGCAAAGCTTACGTCAGTATGGCATTCACATTCGCCGCTTGTTTTTGAATAATGTGGTGATGGAAAAAAGCCCAGATATGTTCCTTGCTGCCAAGTATGAGGAGCATCTTCGTCTGAGGCAGCGTGTGATGGAAATTTTTTCTGACCTTGAAATCGTGTCTATTCCACTGCAACCCACAGAGGTGCGCGGTAAGGAAAAACTGGAAGCGTTTGCGCGCTTTATTTTTCCATCAGCTTGAGTGCCTTGACTTTGCTGGCGCTGCGCTGGAGATAGATACGTGTGTCTTTGTAGCTCTCATCGCCAATTGCGCTGAAGTGTTTGTAGGCTGTAAGGAAATCCTTCTTGTCGAAGGCAGCTTTGCCCGCTTGATACAACCGCTCTTTTTCTTCGGTGGAAAGTGGCGGTGGTGTGTCTTTGTCGTCTTTATCTTTCTGGGCAATTCGTCGCCGCGCTCTGGCAGCTGCTTCTTCTGCGGCGCGACGAGCTTCTTCAGCACGACGAGCTTCCTCAGCCAGTCCATTCTGCGCACTAACGAAACCTTCTTGTGCCTCTTGCGACTCAGGCATAGCTGTCAGCACAGCTTTGAATGCCGCTGCAGCTTTGGCATAATCTTTTGCAGCCAGTGCTTGTTTGCCAGCAGATAAACTTTGCTCAATGCGCTGCTGAATCTCAAGCCGATTCTGTGTAAGAAACTGATTGGCCTCAACATGATTAGGCACAAGCCGCTGCAGCGAGCGATAGTAGCCTACCAGTGCGAAAAAGTTCCCACTCGCCTTTGCTTCCTTAATGCTTTGCGTAAGTGATTCGGTAGCATCGCGGTAAAAGGCGTGCACTTCATTGAGCTTATCTTGAGAGGGCAAGTGTTTGTAGTTCTCGACCAAAAACTCGAAGTCAGAGCGGGCTTTTTGGAGCAACTGGTGGTCATAGAGTGCTTTGCCTTGCGCCAGTGCTTGCGTAGCACGGTTAAAAATAATCTGAATTTTTTCCTCTTCTGTAAATCGGCTCTCCCACTTGGAAACAGAGGCGCACCCGGCGCTAAGAAAAGCAACAAGCACCGTTAGACGCACATAGTTAGTCATAGAGCACTTGATAGATCGTTACGGCATACAGTTTATTTTTAAGCAGCAGCGTAAAGGGTTCGCTCAGCGTTACACTGCCCTTTGGCAAGTGATGCGCGACTTCTTCGGAGATAAGAATTTCATCGGCTTTGGCAACGCTGCAGAGCCGTGCCGCCGTATTGACCACATCACCGATTGCGGTAAAATCCATTCGGTCTTGACTGCCGATGTTTCCTGTTACCGCCCAGCCCGTATTGATGCCAATCCCGATGCGCAAGCGGCTATATGCTTCTTCAGCTTTGAAAATAGGCTGCAATTTTTCTTGAATTGCAATCGCAGCTGCAACGGCACGCTGTTCTTTGGCACTGCCACGAAAGACCGCCATAACTTCATCGCCGACGAACTTATCAATGTCACCACCGTAGCGTTTGATGATTTCAACTTGCAAGTTGAGCAAGCGGTTAAGCTGGGCAACGACATGCTGCGGCTCATTGACTTCTGCAAATGCCGTAAAGCCACGCACGTCGGAAAAAAGCACGCAGATTTCTTCCTTAATGCCATCCAGCGCGGCAGGGTCATCCACGCTGGCGCGACGAATCATGCCAAGCGTCGACTGCGAGACATACTTGCTCATCATCAAGCGCTCTTTAACGGCAAGCATCATTTTGTTGAAAGAGTCCGTTAGCTCGCTGAGTTCATCGTTCCCTTTAACGGGAAGCGGCTCAAAGATACCTTGAATGACTTGCTTTGTGCCATCATTGAGCACCTGAATGCGTCGGACAAAGAGTGATGTGACGATGCTGAGAATCACCAGTGAAGTTGCAAAGCCCGACAACCCCACAATCAGGGCTTGGCGCTGCTTGGCTTCGATGAGCTGGTTGATGTGGTCGACTGTAAAAAGCAGACGACTGTAACCAACGAAAATGTTTTGTCCGCTGGCTTCATAGAAAAGCTTTTTGGTAAGGTAGATTTTGTTGTCAGAGATGATGCGCTGGTCAGCTTGTGCCTCGAGGCTATTCCAGAGACTGTCCGATGCAGTGGCACTATCACCCAGATCCTCCCCGCGAATGTTTTGGTAGGCGTAGAACCGTCGGTCGGCGTCGACAAAAAACACTTCTTGCAAGCCATCTAACTTCGAGTTGAAGACCTCCCGTATGAATGCACGCAGCACCAAGCGGTCTTGTTCGCCCGAAGACAGAGCCTCCGCACCAATGCTATTCATAGTTTGAAATGTGGTCGTAAAGTTCTTCTCCGCCAGTCGAATCAGATCTTGCTTTTCAGAGTCGAACAAAGCAAAGACAATGTAAGAGAGAATGGCGAGGAAAATCAGCGAGAACGTTAAAAGGTATTTCTTTTGCAGCGTGAAGCGAAAGAGAGACTCTCGCTGGCGCCGAAGGGCTTCATTGAGGCTAAGTTGCCAAGTGCGGAGCAAGCCAAGCTCATTTTCTATCTGTTCCTCTTCGAGTCGTCGTGCATCAAGTTGTGGATTCATATCAACGCGGCGCAGAGATTATCGCGTTTTAGAGTTCAACAGAGCAAAGCAGCACCTCATAGCTTCCCAAGCCTAGCAAGGAACAACCGAAAGAATAGCAAGGAGCGGCTTGCGGCAAAAATCTCAGTAAATTTAGAAAACTGTGCCAAAAGTTAAAGCACAGCCTTAAATAAAGCAAAGTAAGCAGAGCAGAAGAGCTAGGACTTCAAGGGTAAGCTCACGAAGGATAATTCAAATTGCATGTTTGAGATGTAACCAGAATATGCAATCGCCACAGAATATGGAAGCAATTGAATCGGATTTTTCCTTTCGCGTTAAGGAAGCCTTAGCAAAAGATGTAGGGCGAGCTATTGCACGGCTTGACCCTGAGGATATGCGGCGCTTAGGAATTGCTGGTGGTGACATTATTGAAATTCGTGGCAAACGCACCACCTTAGCCAAAGCAATGCCATGCTATGCGGAAGACCGTGGCAAAAGAATTATTCAAATTGATGGGCTGCTGCGGGAAAATGCGCAAGCAGGTCTGGACGAGAAAGTAAAAGTGGAGAAGGCGGCGGTGCAGCCTGCTACAAGAGTTGTGCTGCAACCCCTCTCAGGAGCACTGCGCACCGACAAAGATATGCGCTACATTGCGTCTCTGATTGATGGCACGCCAGTGCTGAAGGGCGACCGTATCCGCATTGCGTTCTTTGGCATCAAGCCCTCTGAATTTCGCGTTTTGGCAACGCAGCCTGAAGGTGCAGTGCTGATTACGGCAAATACGCAAATCCGCTTAGAGCAAGATGCCAGCGTGCGTGAGCCATCTTTAGGGGTGAGCTATGAGGACATCGGTGGATTAGGGAATCAAATTCAACGCATTCGTGAAATGGTAGAATTGCCCTTGCGCTACCCTGAGCTATTTGAGCGGCTGGGTATTCGCGCGCCAAAAGGGGTCTTGCTCTACGGTCCGCCCGGTAGCGGCAAAACGCTCATTGCACGTGCCGTCGCAAATGAAACCGATGCTTACTTTACAAGCATCTCGGGCCCTGAGATTATGGGCAAACTCTATGGCGAATCAGAAGCGCGTTTGCGCGCAATTTTTGAGGAAGCGGCACGCAAAGCCCCTGCGATTATCTTCATCGATGAAATCGACGCAATTGCCCCCAAGCGAGAAGATGTGGGAAGCGAAAAGCAAGTTGAAAAACGCGTGGTAGCACAACTGCTGACCTTGATGGACGGGCTATCCAGCCGCGGACAGGTGATTGTAATTGGTGCAACCAATATTCCAAATGCCATTGACCCTGCGTTGCGTCGCCCCGGACGCTTTGACCGAGAAATCTCTATTCCCATTCCTGACCAGCGCGGTCGGCTCGAGATTCTGAGCATTCACACACGCGGCATGCCACTGTCGCAAGATGTCTCGCTGGAAAAACTGGCAGAAATCACACACGGCTTTGTTGGTGCAGACTTGGAAGCATTGGCGCGCGAGGCAGCGATGTCGGCTATTCGGCAAATTTTGCCCACAATTGACCTCTCTCAAGCCGAGATTCCTTACGAGACACTAATGTCGCTGGAAGTAACGATGGAGAATTTTCGAGAGGCGCTGCGCGATGTAGAGCCTTCAGCGATCCGAGAAGTCTTCGTTGAAGTGCCAAATGTGCGCTGGGAGGAAGTGGGCGGCTTAGACGATTTGAAGCAGGAGCTAATTGAAGCAATTGAATTTCCACTGCGCTACAAAGAGCTATACAGCAAATTGCGCCTCAGACCACCAAAAGGCATTCTGCTCTACGGTCCGCCGGGCACAGGCAAAACACTGCTGGCGAAGGCAGTTGCGTCGCAAGCGGGGATTAACTTTATCTCGGTCAAGGGTGCAGAATTGCTCTCGCGCTATGTGGGGGAATCGGAACGAGCCGTGCGTAACATTTTCAAGATTGCGCGTCAAGCGGCGCCTGCGATGATTTTCTTCGATGAAATTGATGCCCTTGCCCCACGCCGCAGTGAAATGCAGTCCGACGTAGCAGACCGCGTGGTAAGTCAATTGCTCACCGAGATGGATGGTATTGAGGAGCTGAGTGGGGTGATTGTCTTAGCCGCCACGAACCGCATCGATCGGGTTGATGCAGCACTCCTGCGCAGCGGTCGCTTCGAGCTGCAGCTCCAGACACCAATGCCGAATCAAGAAGCAAGGCTGGCGATTTTTAAGATCCACCTGAAGGACAAGCCAATCGAATCGCCACTGCTGCCAGTTGAACTATCACTCAAAACCGAGGGCTGTTCAGGCGCGGACATTGAATTTCTCTGCCGCAAAGCTGCAACCTTCGCCTTGCGTGAAGCCGTACTCAGCGGCAAGCACACCGATGTGCTGATTTCAGCCCGACACTTCGAGAAAGCCCTGATGCAACTGCAAGCACAAAAGGCTTGCTAGCAGGTTCTAATGCGTAAGGGAAAGCAACAAAGAAAGTGGCTAGGCGTGCTGACAAAGCAGGCAGACTTGCGGAGGTAAATTGGCGTTGTAACTTTGCAGAGCATTGTAAAACTAACTGAGTAAAGTTTATGGCTGAATTGCCTGCCAGCTTGCCATCTTGCATAGCGTCTGAGACAGCAGCACCTGCCCAGCGGATTGTGCACTTTGAGGATACCCGCCTTGCCTTTGCACATCGCAGCGATCGTGAGCTCTGGCGTATGCGATGGCTCTTTCGCATCATGAATCACCCCACCCTAAACAAAATAGGCACATCAACACTGCAGCTTGCCTTGCGCCTGCATTTACCCATTGAACCCGTCATTAAAGCCACACTCTTTCGGCAGTTTTGTGGCGGAGAGACGGTTGAAGCCTGTCAGTCAGTCATTCAGGCACTTTGGCAAGCAAAGATCAAAGCTATTTTGGATTACGCCGTAGAGGGCGAGCGCAGTGAGAAGGGGTTTGAGCGCACCGCAAACACGGTGGTGCAAAACATTTGGCGTGCCAGCGGCAATCCAATGTTGCCATTTGCAGTGTTCAAGGTGACAGGCTTGGCTCGCATGGCACTACTTGAAAAAATCAGTGCTCAAGAGCCGCTAACACTGGAAGAGAGGAGCGAGTGGCAACGGGTTCAAGACCGTATTGAGCGCATTGCCGCTGCGGCACGGACGGCAAATGTGCCTGTAATGATTGATGCCGAAGAGTCGTGGATTCAACCAGCGATTGATGAGCTGGCGCTGCAAGCAATGCGGCAGAGCAATCGCCAGCGTGCGATTTTCTTTACAACGCTTCAGCTGTATCGACACGACCGCTTGGCATATCTCAAAGCGCTGTTCGAGCAAGCAACGGCTGAGCACTTCTACTTAGGCGTAAAGCTGGTGCGGGGGGCATATATGGAAAAAGAGCGTGAGCGCGCCGCACGATTGGGTTACCCTTCCCCAATCCATAGCACCAAAGCCGATACCGACCGCGACTACGATGCAGCGATTGATTTTTGCCTCCAGCATCTTGACCGCATCGCACTATGTGCAGGCACACATAACGAAAAAAGCACACTCAAACTGGCAAATGCCTTGCCAAGTCCCGATATGCCCACTGTCTACTTTGCGCAGCTCTACGGAATGGGCGACCATCTTTCCTACACACTGGCTGCAAACGGATTCAATGTGGCAAAGTATGTCCCATATGGGGCGGTGCGTGAGGTCTTGCCATACCTGATTCGCCGAGCCGAAGAAAATTCTTCACTCAAGGGCTATGTGAGCCGAGAGCTTGGACTAATTGAAGCCGAGTGGCGACGACGTCGAAAGCGACTGTGAAAAATTCACCAGTGCTCCCTTGCTTCAAGTCAATCTGGCGCAAATTTTACGCTGGGCGCTAAGTCCGAAATTTTGGCATTAGTTTTGACGCAAGGCATCAGGGCAAAGATGCCTGCTTGCACTATCTCAGAAAACCTTAAACTTTTGACCAGCTATGTCACACAGCCTTCTCTTTGTCGATGATGAACCCAATATCGTTCAATCGCTAAGCTTACTGTTCGATGACCATAAGGTTTTTACAGCCAATAGTGGATTTGAAGCCTTAGAAATTTTTCAACGTGGCGAAAAAATTGATGTAATTGTCAGTGACCAGCGTATGCCCGGTATGCTGGGCGTAGAACTGCTGAAAGAAGTAAAACGCATCAGCCCAAACACGGTGCGGATTTTGCTCACGGGCTACTCCGACCTCGACGCAATTATTGACTCGGTTAATGCAGGTGAAATCTTCCGCTACATCAACAAGCCGTGGCAAAGCAGTAAGCTCAAAGAAACTGTGGCATTAGCGTGCGAGTATGCTGACCGTTTGAAGACCGCTCCGCAGCCTGCCCCACGCACGACCAGCGCCTCAGCTGGTCTCTTGCAAGCGCTCGGTGTCAGTCAGATTCCTGACACGCACAAAGAACATTTGCTCTTCGTTGACCCCAAGCCCGCCAACCTGCAGGCATACCGACAGGTATTAGGTCAAAACTATATCGTTCACACGGCTGAAAGCGCCGCACAGGCATTTGTAATTTTGAAGTCGCAGCCAATTTCAGTGCTCATCTCCGAAATAAACTTGCCTGACACCAGTGCAGCAGACTTCCTTGTAGCAGTTGCCGCTGAGAAACCTGATGTGGTAACCATTCTGCTCAGCGATAGCCGTGATGCCAGCATCGCCGTGCGGCTGATCAATGAAGCACAAGTCTTTCGCTATCTGATAAAGCCGATGCAACGAGAGTTGCTGAAATCGACCATAGAGCTGGCAATTTCTCGCCACCATGCATTAGTGAGCACGCCGCAAATCAACACGCGAGCCTATATGGGTGTCAAGGGTGTTGCAGCACTATCGCAAGGTGATTCCAAATCGCTTGAAGAAGCAGTTGCCAAAGTGCGTGAAATTCTAAAAGCGCGTGTTACATATTAGGCGTGCAAGAAATGTTGGGTAACTAAAAGGTGGGGGCATTGCTAAACGGACGGGTGTAGCTAAGGCCCTGTGGCTTGCACCGTATCATTTTAGCAGTGCCTAGCTCCGAGACCTTCCTGCAATGCCGGCACGCTATTCCTGACACAGCGCTGCAGGGCAGGCAGTTCGCCTCGCAAAGATATTGCAACTGCAGAGCAAAGGGCAGAATGTGTTTGTGTTTTCATAAAGCAAGTAGCCTTGCGCAGTTGAAGATAGCTGCGTAAGTTAGGCAATAAGCCTCCGCTCAGAATGAAGATGCCTATCTTTTTCCGTTGGCAATAATTTTTTGAGCGCGGTTGTGCAGCCAGTCCAAAGGTGCACTGAGCGCACTGTTGAGGAACAAGTGAGTCAAGCGATATGATAGCTTATCTACTTTGCGGGGCGATTCTATGCACCGCTGTCATCGCAACGGTGGCGCATGCTCAGCTGCGTGATATTGATAGCCTAAAATCGCTACTACGAGTGCCAGATAAGCTAACGCTGGCAGATAGTGTATCCGTCGATATGCTCAATCGGCTCGCAATGCTCTATCGCCTTCGCTCATCGGATTCCGCTCTATACTACGCTGAACAAGCGGCGCACATTGCGGAGCAAATTGGATACCCGAAAGGGAAACTTTATGCACTGCTGACGCGACTCTCGGTCTATGGGGGCTACAATACTTCTACAAGTAATCTTTCGCTTATCAAAAGCACGGCGGATTCTGCAGTGCAGTTGGCGCGCGCGATGAGCGACCAAATCAAAGCTGATGCGATGCTGGAAGTCGGACGCGCCTACAGTTCAAGGCTCGACAAAGAGGAAGGAATTAGAATGTTACTGGAAGCGCTGAAGAGCTATGAGCGACTGGGCGACAAGACAGGAATGAGCAAAGCATGGTATTACATTGCACTAGTGCACTACACCAACGAAAGCTATCAAGATGCCCTGACAGCAAACCAACAAGCAGCACGCCTAATGCAAGAGACTGGCAACCGCCGTAGCACGTCAATTATTCTCAATAATTTGGCACTGTGCTACGATGCACTTGGGCAAGCTGATACCGCAATATCTATCTGGAAGCAGGCACTATCCTTAGCTGAAGCGGTCGATGAAGTTCAAACCATCTGGTCAGTAACGGCTAATCTGGCGCGAGTGTGTTTGCGCCAACAGCAATACAGCGAAGCAGAACGCTACATTGCTCGCTCGCTGGAAGTCTCAAAGCCCTATCCTGCCCGATATGCCAGCTCACTGATGCACAAAGGAAGAATCCACTTGGCAAAGAAGGAGTTGCAAGAGGCGCTACGCTGTGCCGAAGAAAGCCTCCGCCTGTACCAAAAGTCGCAGGGATACGCAATTGATGAATGCTTGAAATTGCTGGCAGAGATTTATGCTGAAATGGGCCGCTTTAAAGATGCCTATACCTTTCAGAAGCGGTATTCAGAATTTCAAGATTCAGCCTACACTGCACGCAAAGCAGCGATTGTGGCAGAATTGCAAAGCAAGTATGATGTGGAGAAAAAGAATCAAGAAATTGAGCTGTTGCGGCGCGACCGTGAAAGAGATGCCATAGTCCGCACGGCACTTTTGGGCGGGGTGGTACTGACCACCAGTTTAGCATTGGTGATTGCCAATCGGTTTCGCCTAAAGCAAAAAGCCGAAGCGGAAATTCAGGAGAAAAATTTGGCGCTCAGCGCGGCACTCCAAGAAGCGGAGCATCAAGCGGCAGAAGCACATCGCCAACGCTTAGAAGCCGAAGCACAGCGAAAAGTCGCTGAAGACGCCAACGCACTGAAAACAGAATTGCTCAGCATCGCTTCACATGACCTACGAAACCCACTGCAGTCTATCATCGGATTTACATTGCTGATCAAAGAAAAGTATGCAGACGACAAAGCGCTCGTTACAAGTCTTGAGAAGATTGAGCGCGCTGCAGAGCGAATGCTGAGACTCATTCATGATTTACTTGCCACTGCAGCACTGGACGCAGGCAAG contains:
- a CDS encoding response regulator, which produces MSHSLLFVDDEPNIVQSLSLLFDDHKVFTANSGFEALEIFQRGEKIDVIVSDQRMPGMLGVELLKEVKRISPNTVRILLTGYSDLDAIIDSVNAGEIFRYINKPWQSSKLKETVALACEYADRLKTAPQPAPRTTSASAGLLQALGVSQIPDTHKEHLLFVDPKPANLQAYRQVLGQNYIVHTAESAAQAFVILKSQPISVLISEINLPDTSAADFLVAVAAEKPDVVTILLSDSRDASIAVRLINEAQVFRYLIKPMQRELLKSTIELAISRHHALVSTPQINTRAYMGVKGVAALSQGDSKSLEEAVAKVREILKARVTY
- a CDS encoding proline dehydrogenase family protein — encoded protein: MAELPASLPSCIASETAAPAQRIVHFEDTRLAFAHRSDRELWRMRWLFRIMNHPTLNKIGTSTLQLALRLHLPIEPVIKATLFRQFCGGETVEACQSVIQALWQAKIKAILDYAVEGERSEKGFERTANTVVQNIWRASGNPMLPFAVFKVTGLARMALLEKISAQEPLTLEERSEWQRVQDRIERIAAAARTANVPVMIDAEESWIQPAIDELALQAMRQSNRQRAIFFTTLQLYRHDRLAYLKALFEQATAEHFYLGVKLVRGAYMEKERERAARLGYPSPIHSTKADTDRDYDAAIDFCLQHLDRIALCAGTHNEKSTLKLANALPSPDMPTVYFAQLYGMGDHLSYTLAANGFNVAKYVPYGAVREVLPYLIRRAEENSSLKGYVSRELGLIEAEWRRRRKRL
- a CDS encoding tetratricopeptide repeat-containing sensor histidine kinase → MIAYLLCGAILCTAVIATVAHAQLRDIDSLKSLLRVPDKLTLADSVSVDMLNRLAMLYRLRSSDSALYYAEQAAHIAEQIGYPKGKLYALLTRLSVYGGYNTSTSNLSLIKSTADSAVQLARAMSDQIKADAMLEVGRAYSSRLDKEEGIRMLLEALKSYERLGDKTGMSKAWYYIALVHYTNESYQDALTANQQAARLMQETGNRRSTSIILNNLALCYDALGQADTAISIWKQALSLAEAVDEVQTIWSVTANLARVCLRQQQYSEAERYIARSLEVSKPYPARYASSLMHKGRIHLAKKELQEALRCAEESLRLYQKSQGYAIDECLKLLAEIYAEMGRFKDAYTFQKRYSEFQDSAYTARKAAIVAELQSKYDVEKKNQEIELLRRDRERDAIVRTALLGGVVLTTSLALVIANRFRLKQKAEAEIQEKNLALSAALQEAEHQAAEAHRQRLEAEAQRKVAEDANALKTELLSIASHDLRNPLQSIIGFTLLIKEKYADDKALVTSLEKIERAAERMLRLIHDLLATAALDAGKLTLKQEIVSVDELLHSVVESLQVQAEKKNQVLYLRAESGAKVNVDPDRMREVFENLISNAIKYSGFGKPIWITVENALGCVQTSQNAASGQSGENELVRIAVRDEGEGLSEDDMKRMFGRFQRLSARPTGGESSTGLGLFIVKQIVELHSGRIWAESEGKGKGATFIVELPAVKA